The Anabaena sp. WA102 genome contains a region encoding:
- a CDS encoding glycosyltransferase family 4 protein — protein MKTPFRLGIVFTHPTQHHGPLWKKLNEQAGLSVKVFYLCNENQTSGDILLGKSSQPWDVDLLSGYEYDYLKDLSGKVPSQQKKNVISPELFSYLTSDNFDAIFMQSFVNYSYRLTALLCKLRGIPLIMQNDATIMSDCRYSRSRQIMMAILYPWMLNLADYWLSCGDHNEIHLRHYGVADEKIVRGCHPVDGERFEQSIRQNQDEIQKIRQEISWNEDTLIYGFAGKYIERKNPFEFIEAIEKAHQCDPRVRGIMIGGGDLESEINQRLSQLRNAEVINLGFVNQAKIPLYYAAMDVFVVTSWIDPHPLVVSEAMVSGCPPILSDRCGNWGYNDTVRHRYNGLIYPCGNSDVLADRMLEMTDIETRKHYSTKSKEVFYEQDIYCEVKAFLEVIERIKRNYPNYF, from the coding sequence ATGAAGACTCCATTTCGTTTAGGCATTGTTTTTACCCATCCAACTCAACATCACGGACCTCTATGGAAAAAGCTGAATGAACAAGCGGGTCTTTCAGTCAAAGTATTTTATCTGTGCAATGAAAACCAAACGAGTGGTGACATTTTACTGGGTAAAAGTTCTCAACCTTGGGATGTTGACTTATTGAGTGGTTACGAGTATGATTACCTCAAAGATTTGTCTGGAAAAGTTCCATCCCAACAAAAAAAGAACGTTATCAGCCCAGAGTTGTTTAGTTATCTAACCTCAGATAATTTCGATGCCATTTTCATGCAGAGTTTTGTGAATTACTCCTATAGATTAACTGCTCTGCTGTGTAAACTTCGTGGCATTCCTTTAATTATGCAGAACGATGCAACCATCATGTCCGATTGTCGCTACAGTCGCTCGCGGCAAATTATGATGGCGATTCTTTACCCCTGGATGCTTAATTTAGCAGATTACTGGCTCTCCTGTGGCGACCATAATGAAATTCACTTACGCCATTATGGTGTTGCAGACGAAAAAATTGTCCGTGGGTGTCACCCCGTAGATGGTGAACGATTTGAGCAATCAATTAGGCAAAACCAAGACGAAATTCAGAAAATTCGTCAGGAAATTAGTTGGAATGAGGATACTTTAATATATGGGTTTGCAGGTAAATATATTGAGCGTAAAAATCCCTTTGAATTTATTGAAGCTATAGAAAAAGCCCATCAATGTGATCCGCGTGTCAGAGGAATCATGATTGGTGGAGGTGACTTAGAATCCGAGATTAATCAACGTCTTAGCCAACTGCGTAATGCAGAGGTGATCAATCTGGGTTTTGTGAATCAAGCCAAAATTCCTCTTTACTATGCAGCAATGGATGTGTTTGTAGTCACATCCTGGATTGATCCCCATCCTCTTGTGGTTTCAGAAGCAATGGTGTCAGGTTGTCCACCTATTTTAAGCGATCGCTGTGGTAATTGGGGGTATAACGATACAGTTCGCCATCGCTACAACGGTCTGATCTATCCTTGCGGTAATTCTGATGTCTTAGCGGACAGAATGCTAGAAATGACTGATATTGAGACTCGCAAGCATTACAGCACAAAGTCTAAAGAAGTCTTTTACGAACAAGATATCTACTGCGAAGTCAAAGCTTTTTTGGAAGTGATAGAACGAATCAAACGCAATTATCCAAACTATTTCTGA
- a CDS encoding alpha-1,2-fucosyltransferase: protein MKYAKKVSIRLDGRLGNQLFQLALALNISQRFKVKILLDDHLSTHKGFERFLFKELSVFKYFQYCSKLHSFANRIQHNSTLRRFYKADNLFIESETGNYDLDLAKPYQSYTGFFQSPSFFPERDVILKAFSLRSEFICEPLSRFLNLANQTECLAVSIRRGDFLENSHLGVCSNEYYLNGINLVRDRISVDYIFVFSDDISYCREILTSVDCEVIYIEGFTPAKSLYLMSQCKHFVIANSTFSWWGAWLSEHQDKLVISPNPWNDKDTVLSDFIPPNWITLPKHPFLSNSQVRI, encoded by the coding sequence ATGAAATATGCCAAAAAAGTTTCCATTAGACTCGACGGAAGGCTGGGTAATCAGTTGTTTCAACTGGCTTTAGCTTTGAATATTTCGCAGCGATTTAAGGTCAAAATCTTACTTGATGATCATTTATCCACACATAAAGGATTTGAGAGATTTTTGTTTAAGGAGTTATCCGTATTTAAATATTTTCAATATTGTTCTAAACTGCATTCATTCGCTAATAGAATTCAGCATAATTCTACCCTCAGAAGGTTTTACAAGGCAGATAATCTATTCATAGAAAGTGAGACGGGTAATTATGATTTGGATTTAGCAAAACCATATCAATCATATACAGGATTTTTTCAGTCGCCCAGCTTTTTCCCAGAAAGAGACGTAATTCTTAAAGCCTTCTCTTTAAGAAGTGAATTTATATGTGAACCGCTTTCCAGATTCTTGAATTTGGCTAACCAAACAGAATGTCTGGCGGTTAGTATCAGAAGAGGTGATTTTTTGGAAAATTCGCATTTGGGAGTCTGTTCAAATGAATATTATCTGAACGGCATTAATCTTGTTCGTGACAGAATATCTGTTGATTACATCTTTGTTTTTTCTGATGATATCTCGTACTGCCGTGAAATTTTAACTTCCGTTGATTGCGAAGTTATTTATATAGAAGGATTTACACCAGCAAAATCTTTGTATCTAATGAGCCAGTGCAAACACTTTGTAATTGCAAACAGTACATTTAGTTGGTGGGGAGCCTGGTTATCAGAGCATCAGGATAAGCTGGTAATTTCTCCTAACCCTTGGAATGACAAAGATACTGTTTTATCTGACTTTATTCCCCCTAATTGGATTACTTTGCCTAAACATCCCTTTTTGAGTAATTCACAGGTGAGGATCTGA
- a CDS encoding FkbM family methyltransferase, with protein MYKLRNKIASFSRHTPYIRGKFRLGKIISHLLSNYNNDQECITIIEMRDKSLMQLDVRSGTEQWPYWTGSYDDEIISKLSGCLKENCVVLDVGANIGLYSVALGNRLKALNGKIYAFEPVKNNFDRLIKNIALNKLEAVVLAHEIALGDQEGFIEMAMASDNNSLTGNAVMVKGGISRDFFKININNKAHLKKLDTFGKEQKIETCHLIKIDVEGAEVMFLHGAISFIGQHRPIIYGEFNNYFLPQFGSSFLDVVNLLQPLKYRFFKQISNAGFIEVFDPKADSENMLLTPVEISDSVLTKLGVLGV; from the coding sequence ATGTATAAACTTCGTAATAAAATTGCTTCTTTTTCTCGTCATACACCATATATTCGTGGCAAATTTCGACTAGGAAAAATAATCAGTCATTTGTTGAGTAATTATAACAACGATCAAGAATGCATTACAATTATTGAAATGCGAGATAAAAGTTTAATGCAATTAGATGTAAGGAGTGGAACAGAGCAATGGCCTTACTGGACAGGCAGTTATGATGATGAAATTATCTCAAAATTGTCTGGCTGTTTAAAGGAAAACTGTGTTGTGCTAGACGTTGGGGCAAATATAGGTTTATACTCAGTAGCATTAGGCAATAGGCTAAAAGCATTAAATGGAAAGATATATGCTTTTGAACCTGTGAAAAATAACTTTGATCGACTTATTAAAAACATTGCATTAAATAAATTGGAAGCAGTTGTATTAGCTCACGAAATTGCACTTGGCGATCAAGAAGGCTTTATCGAAATGGCAATGGCTAGTGATAACAACTCATTAACTGGCAATGCGGTAATGGTTAAAGGCGGAATTTCTCGTGATTTTTTTAAAATTAATATTAATAATAAAGCACACTTGAAAAAGCTGGATACCTTTGGAAAGGAGCAAAAAATTGAAACTTGTCACCTTATTAAGATTGATGTTGAAGGAGCTGAAGTTATGTTTTTGCATGGTGCTATATCTTTTATAGGTCAACATCGTCCAATTATTTATGGTGAATTTAATAACTATTTTTTACCACAGTTTGGCTCCTCATTTCTTGATGTAGTGAATCTTCTTCAGCCCTTAAAATATCGTTTCTTTAAGCAAATTTCAAATGCAGGATTTATTGAAGTATTTGATCCCAAAGCAGATTCTGAAAATATGCTGCTTACACCAGTGGAGATATCAGATTCAGTGTTGACTAAATTAGGAGTGTTAGGAGTGTGA
- a CDS encoding SDR family NAD(P)-dependent oxidoreductase, giving the protein MQNKRILITGGAGLVGSHIADLLVKEEVAEIIVLDNFTRGCRDNLAWTQANGPLVVVEGDIRDRQLLADIMQGVDIVFHQAAIRITQCAEELRLALEVLADGTFNVLEAAVKAGVKKVVAASSASIYGMAENFPTTESHHPYNNRTIYGAAKTFNEGLFRSFHEMYGLNYVGLRYFNVYGPRMDIYGVYTEVLIRWMERIIAGQPPLIFGNGEQTMDFVYIEDIARANILAAKADITDQVFNIASGVETSLNDLAHSLLKVMGSDLQPEYKPERKVNAVQRRLADVSKAKQLLNFESQVSLEEGLSRLVAWWHKQKLTKETSHV; this is encoded by the coding sequence ATGCAAAATAAACGAATTTTAATTACAGGTGGTGCAGGTTTAGTTGGTTCTCATATTGCCGATTTACTGGTAAAAGAGGAAGTGGCAGAAATTATTGTCCTCGATAACTTTACCCGCGGCTGTCGTGATAATCTAGCTTGGACACAAGCCAATGGTCCTTTGGTTGTGGTGGAGGGTGATATACGCGATCGCCAACTTCTTGCTGATATCATGCAAGGTGTGGATATAGTATTTCATCAAGCTGCGATTCGGATTACCCAATGTGCCGAAGAACTCCGTCTAGCATTGGAAGTTCTTGCAGATGGTACTTTTAATGTTCTCGAAGCAGCAGTCAAAGCTGGGGTAAAAAAGGTAGTCGCAGCCTCTTCAGCGTCAATATATGGCATGGCGGAGAATTTCCCGACAACTGAATCTCACCATCCCTACAATAATCGCACCATCTACGGTGCTGCGAAAACCTTTAATGAGGGTTTATTCCGTAGTTTCCATGAAATGTATGGACTGAATTATGTAGGATTACGCTACTTCAATGTTTATGGACCTCGCATGGATATTTACGGTGTTTATACTGAGGTATTAATTCGCTGGATGGAGCGAATTATTGCCGGACAGCCACCACTGATTTTCGGTAATGGTGAGCAAACAATGGATTTTGTGTATATCGAAGACATCGCTAGAGCTAACATCTTGGCTGCTAAAGCTGATATCACAGATCAGGTTTTCAATATTGCTAGTGGTGTAGAAACTAGTTTAAATGATTTAGCTCATAGTTTACTGAAAGTGATGGGTTCTGATCTCCAACCAGAATATAAACCAGAACGTAAAGTTAACGCCGTGCAGCGCCGACTGGCAGATGTGAGCAAAGCCAAGCAGTTATTGAACTTTGAGTCCCAGGTATCTCTAGAAGAAGGGTTATCTCGCTTGGTTGCTTGGTGGCACAAACAAAAACTGACAAAGGAAACAAGCCATGTCTGA
- a CDS encoding glycosyltransferase family 2 protein: MRNQLLVSIIINNYNYDRFLAESINSAINQTYPHTEIIVVDDGSTDNSRDIIAGYGDRIIPIFQENGKQAAALNSGFGSSHGDIILFLDSDDCLLPNAVEQVVKAWKPGVGKVHYRLKVVDTEKQPLGYYIPTTEAKLSSGEVWRHLLETSGYTSTPMSGNAYSRTVLTNVFPIPDDYKTTADDYLMISTPFYGQVVSIEEALGLYRIHNSNQWALTSVSGSRFRRFVQHDLQNFSLLLQRAKEFGLEVPNDLEKRSLGRLWSRLASLRLEPQAHPVSSDNSLQLIYWGFWSLWKYSDFNWQKRCIYSIFFLWVGLMPVPLAKLGFTWLYAPHLRPRTIDRILIKIRALVK, from the coding sequence ATGAGGAATCAGCTTCTCGTTAGCATTATCATTAACAATTACAATTATGATCGCTTTCTGGCAGAGTCCATTAATAGCGCCATTAACCAAACCTATCCTCATACTGAAATTATTGTTGTTGATGATGGTTCAACTGACAATTCTCGTGATATTATTGCTGGATATGGCGATCGCATCATCCCCATCTTTCAAGAAAACGGCAAACAAGCTGCGGCTCTAAATAGTGGCTTTGGATCAAGTCATGGTGATATTATCCTTTTTCTTGACTCTGATGACTGTCTCTTGCCTAATGCAGTTGAGCAGGTTGTAAAGGCGTGGAAGCCAGGAGTTGGCAAAGTTCACTACCGCTTAAAAGTCGTAGATACTGAAAAGCAACCATTAGGATATTACATTCCTACGACTGAAGCAAAGTTGTCTTCTGGAGAGGTGTGGCGGCATTTGCTAGAAACCAGTGGCTATACAAGTACGCCGATGAGCGGTAATGCTTACAGTCGGACTGTTCTAACTAATGTTTTCCCAATTCCTGATGACTATAAGACCACAGCAGATGACTATTTGATGATCTCAACACCATTTTATGGTCAGGTTGTGAGCATTGAAGAAGCACTTGGTTTATATCGCATTCACAACAGCAACCAATGGGCGTTAACATCAGTTTCGGGCAGCCGATTTCGCCGATTTGTTCAACATGACTTGCAAAACTTTTCCCTACTGCTACAACGAGCTAAGGAGTTCGGACTGGAAGTTCCTAATGACTTGGAAAAGAGATCCCTGGGTCGTTTGTGGTCACGTTTAGCATCTCTGCGTCTAGAACCTCAAGCCCATCCTGTTTCTTCAGATAATTCACTTCAACTTATTTATTGGGGGTTTTGGTCTCTCTGGAAATATTCTGACTTTAACTGGCAGAAACGATGTATTTACAGCATTTTTTTTCTCTGGGTTGGACTGATGCCAGTTCCACTAGCAAAATTGGGTTTTACCTGGTTATATGCTCCGCACCTTCGTCCAAGAACAATTGATCGGATATTAATTAAAATTCGCGCATTAGTTAAATAA
- a CDS encoding glycosyl transferase family 1, with product MEILTSNRLKLWQEESRLIIPENFKEFRSLVAQAKDYVESGEYTMAAVYAEMAAAYAIGKHCGLFASPELERILVEIGQKALKRSAYPSKSLSLSRTHRNVLHVATSTGVIGGHSRMMWRWIQQDTGSSHSVVLTRQAPAKIPKALREAVINSKGKIYVLNEGFDDLISCSQRLREIASGADLVVLHLFGQDVIPMIAFANKEQSPPILYLNHLDHLFWLGAGISDIVINLRESAMSLSHIRRGIEIDRNILLPITLRPTQRILSRAEAKQKIGIAEDSILLLSIARSVKYKTIDEITFADAHIQVLAKYKQAILVVIGPANGDEDWSVAIQKTQGRIRVLAETEDTAVFYQAADIYVDSFPFTSITSLLEAGSYGVPLVSQYPYHSNSDACKILGSDAPGLTDNMLLAGDLNEYTKILSNLIQDEEFRLSLGERTQIKITNFHTGTHWQRFLEEVYIRAANVSKTNINLDSKDDQMFTGEPDVFIPYIHGWDINLDWHICLMPIHQRLRHWLKIAQKYNWRTSINLLLPHRTHGYLKDNSEN from the coding sequence ATGGAAATATTAACTAGCAACAGACTCAAGCTTTGGCAAGAAGAAAGCCGTCTTATTATTCCAGAGAACTTCAAAGAATTCCGTAGCCTAGTTGCTCAGGCAAAGGATTATGTAGAGAGTGGCGAGTATACTATGGCTGCCGTATATGCAGAAATGGCTGCTGCATATGCAATCGGAAAACATTGTGGTCTTTTTGCCAGTCCAGAGCTTGAGCGCATTTTGGTCGAAATCGGACAAAAGGCTCTAAAAAGAAGTGCTTATCCTAGTAAGAGTCTGTCTTTGTCTAGAACCCACAGAAATGTATTGCACGTTGCCACCTCTACAGGGGTTATTGGTGGACATTCCAGAATGATGTGGCGTTGGATTCAGCAAGATACTGGGTCTTCCCACTCTGTTGTGTTAACGCGGCAAGCACCAGCTAAGATACCAAAAGCTCTGAGAGAAGCTGTGATTAATAGTAAAGGCAAGATATACGTGCTGAACGAAGGATTCGATGATCTGATCTCCTGTTCCCAACGCCTGCGGGAAATTGCATCTGGAGCAGATTTGGTTGTGCTTCATCTGTTTGGACAGGATGTTATTCCTATGATTGCCTTTGCCAACAAGGAACAATCTCCACCGATTCTCTATCTGAATCACTTAGACCACTTGTTCTGGCTAGGAGCTGGTATTAGCGATATAGTGATTAACCTCCGTGAGTCTGCTATGTCTTTATCACATATCCGTAGAGGAATCGAGATAGATCGTAACATACTGCTTCCTATAACTCTAAGACCTACTCAAAGAATACTGTCCCGTGCAGAAGCCAAGCAAAAAATTGGTATTGCTGAAGATAGTATTTTGCTACTCTCCATCGCTAGGTCTGTTAAGTACAAAACAATAGACGAAATAACTTTCGCTGATGCACATATACAGGTATTGGCTAAATACAAGCAAGCTATTTTAGTGGTTATTGGACCGGCTAATGGTGATGAAGATTGGTCCGTAGCTATTCAGAAAACCCAAGGGAGAATTCGAGTTCTTGCTGAGACCGAAGATACTGCTGTGTTTTACCAAGCTGCTGATATCTATGTGGATTCATTTCCCTTTACCTCGATTACATCGCTTTTAGAGGCAGGTAGTTATGGTGTACCTTTAGTAAGCCAATATCCTTACCACTCGAATTCAGATGCGTGCAAAATTCTCGGTTCCGATGCACCAGGTCTGACTGACAATATGCTTCTTGCAGGTGATCTGAATGAATACACAAAAATTCTCTCAAATTTGATTCAAGACGAAGAATTTCGCCTATCTTTGGGAGAGAGAACTCAAATAAAAATTACAAATTTCCATACGGGTACTCACTGGCAACGTTTCTTGGAAGAAGTATACATTCGAGCAGCTAATGTATCTAAAACTAATATAAATTTAGATTCAAAGGATGATCAGATGTTTACTGGTGAACCAGATGTTTTTATACCATATATACATGGATGGGATATTAATCTAGATTGGCATATCTGTCTAATGCCAATCCATCAACGATTGCGGCATTGGCTCAAAATAGCTCAAAAGTATAATTGGCGCACAAGTATAAACCTATTGCTACCACACAGGACACATGGATATTTAAAAGACAACTCTGAAAATTAA
- a CDS encoding Gfo/Idh/MocA family protein, whose translation MTNTHAHSEMALDKNIYSNRLNISTNQQVQAINTIKIGVIGYGYWGPNLVRSFADIPGAEVIAVSDFQVNRLAKVQSRYPAVKLTTNSQDLFADPNIDAIAIATPVSTHYNLALAALQAGKHVLVEKPMTVSSQQAMRLIDEAERRNLVLMVDHTFVYTGAVRKMQELVAAKAIGDIYYYDSVRVNLGLFQHDVNVIWDLAVHDLSIMDYVLPSKPYAVSATGMSHISSEPENIAYLTLFFDHNLIAHIHVNWLAPVKVRRTILGGSQKMVCYDDLEPSEKIKVYDKGITVNDSPENVYQMLVGYRTGDMWSPKLDMTEALQTEALHFIDCIRQGNRPITDGEAGLRVVRILEAATQSIKQQGRLVELDLAEVAA comes from the coding sequence ATGACAAATACTCATGCTCATTCTGAAATGGCTTTGGATAAAAATATTTATTCAAATAGGCTGAATATCTCTACTAATCAGCAAGTCCAGGCAATTAATACAATCAAAATTGGTGTTATCGGCTATGGCTATTGGGGTCCGAATTTAGTCCGCAGTTTTGCTGATATTCCAGGAGCAGAAGTCATAGCAGTTAGTGATTTTCAAGTAAATAGACTAGCAAAGGTGCAATCTCGGTATCCAGCCGTCAAGTTAACGACAAATAGCCAGGACCTGTTTGCAGATCCAAATATTGATGCAATTGCGATCGCTACACCAGTTTCTACCCATTACAATTTAGCCTTAGCTGCATTGCAAGCAGGGAAACACGTATTAGTAGAAAAACCCATGACTGTTTCCTCCCAACAGGCAATGAGACTGATAGATGAGGCAGAAAGACGCAATTTGGTGTTGATGGTAGATCACACCTTTGTGTATACAGGTGCAGTGCGAAAAATGCAGGAACTGGTAGCGGCAAAGGCTATCGGCGATATCTATTATTATGATTCCGTGCGTGTCAACTTGGGATTATTCCAGCATGATGTGAATGTAATCTGGGATTTGGCAGTTCATGACCTCTCAATTATGGACTATGTATTGCCGTCGAAGCCTTATGCCGTATCTGCTACAGGCATGAGTCACATTTCTAGCGAACCAGAAAACATTGCCTACTTAACCTTATTTTTTGATCATAATTTGATTGCACATATTCATGTCAATTGGCTCGCACCAGTAAAAGTACGGCGGACAATACTGGGTGGTAGTCAAAAAATGGTCTGCTATGACGATTTAGAACCGAGTGAAAAGATTAAGGTGTACGACAAAGGAATTACTGTGAATGACAGTCCTGAGAACGTTTACCAAATGCTGGTCGGCTATCGCACCGGTGATATGTGGTCTCCCAAGTTGGATATGACAGAAGCTTTACAAACCGAGGCATTACATTTTATTGATTGTATTCGCCAAGGGAATCGCCCTATCACAGATGGAGAAGCAGGATTGCGGGTAGTGAGAATTCTGGAAGCTGCTACCCAATCCATCAAGCAGCAGGGACGATTAGTTGAACTTGACTTAGCAGAGGTGGCAGCATGA
- a CDS encoding ABC transporter ATP-binding protein, which translates to MTDFLYRLLYITKGNYKSLIQMLVLFLFISSLEVFGTGIISPFITIITKPDTIKSIDWLYLIYNQMNFHSGEQFSIIFGSLVIITFYLKAFLAFHAQRMVFKFSNSLRRDISCKLLKVYITAPYLYHLRINSATLVQNIIDSTDAVSFGVVSNTLTFVSNTIIVLALMLLLIKTNTIALIIIVVLLVVSFGLLHPMKDRLAHWSEQRFHAYGEIIRITNHGLGSLKETHVIGCESYFNDQMEEQSRIYAKVNTLLSAYSNLPRFVLEPLMMSFLIGFTFLFITFNQDDTQSLIGVLGIFSLASVRLIAAFGNLISGINVIRGNIYYLNRLFFDMKELKKEKLITDLDSHALLPSNNQQKFQFFDKVILDSLTFRYPNTTRNLLEDISLSIRKGESIGLIGKSGAGKTTLVDVLLGLFIPQFGDIKVDGVSVYSNLRAWQNMLGYVPQSIFLIDDTLERNIAFGVPDYLIDQNKLKKAIQMAQLSEVVDQLPDGVKTIIGERGVLLSGGQRQRVGIARVLYHEREILVFDEATAALDTETEHLITEATKALAGTKTIIIIAHRFSTIEHCDCIYQLEQGRILKSGSYQEVITGRC; encoded by the coding sequence ATGACTGATTTTCTCTATAGGCTTTTATATATTACAAAAGGAAATTACAAATCGCTCATACAGATGCTTGTTTTATTCCTTTTTATTTCTAGCTTGGAAGTTTTTGGTACTGGAATAATTAGTCCATTCATTACGATCATTACTAAACCAGATACAATCAAAAGTATTGACTGGTTATATTTAATTTATAACCAGATGAATTTTCACTCTGGGGAGCAATTTTCTATTATTTTCGGATCGTTGGTTATTATTACTTTTTATCTGAAAGCATTTTTGGCTTTTCATGCTCAAAGAATGGTGTTCAAATTTAGCAATAGTTTAAGAAGAGACATATCTTGTAAGCTCCTAAAAGTATACATAACTGCTCCTTACCTCTACCATTTGCGGATTAATTCAGCAACACTTGTTCAAAATATTATTGATTCAACAGATGCAGTTTCTTTTGGTGTAGTATCTAACACCTTGACATTTGTATCTAACACTATAATTGTTCTGGCATTAATGCTACTTTTAATCAAAACCAATACAATCGCCTTGATTATTATTGTCGTTCTTCTAGTTGTTTCCTTTGGGTTATTGCATCCAATGAAAGATCGTTTAGCTCATTGGAGTGAACAGAGATTTCATGCTTATGGCGAAATAATTCGTATTACAAATCATGGATTAGGTAGCTTGAAAGAAACTCATGTAATTGGTTGCGAATCCTATTTTAATGATCAGATGGAGGAACAATCGAGAATTTACGCTAAAGTTAACACTTTACTCTCAGCCTATAGTAATCTTCCTCGTTTTGTGCTTGAGCCATTAATGATGAGCTTCTTGATTGGCTTTACATTTTTATTTATCACCTTCAATCAGGATGATACACAAAGCCTGATTGGGGTTTTAGGAATTTTTTCACTCGCTTCAGTTCGTCTGATAGCAGCTTTTGGAAATTTAATCTCTGGCATTAATGTGATTAGAGGTAACATTTATTATCTTAATCGGCTATTCTTTGATATGAAGGAGTTGAAAAAAGAAAAGCTGATAACCGACTTGGATTCTCATGCCTTATTGCCAAGCAACAACCAGCAAAAATTTCAGTTTTTCGATAAAGTTATTTTAGATAGCCTCACCTTTCGATATCCCAACACTACAAGAAATTTACTAGAAGATATTTCCCTATCTATTCGTAAGGGAGAGTCTATTGGACTAATTGGTAAATCTGGTGCCGGTAAAACTACTTTGGTTGATGTTCTTTTGGGTCTTTTTATCCCTCAATTTGGAGATATCAAAGTTGATGGTGTTTCAGTTTATAGCAATTTACGCGCCTGGCAAAATATGCTTGGTTATGTTCCTCAGTCTATATTTTTGATTGATGATACCCTTGAGCGAAATATTGCATTTGGAGTCCCTGACTATTTAATTGACCAAAATAAATTAAAGAAAGCGATTCAAATGGCTCAACTTAGCGAAGTGGTTGACCAACTTCCAGATGGAGTAAAAACTATTATTGGTGAACGGGGAGTTCTTTTATCAGGAGGACAACGCCAAAGAGTTGGGATTGCACGGGTACTTTATCACGAAAGAGAAATACTAGTTTTTGACGAAGCAACTGCTGCTCTAGATACTGAAACAGAACATCTGATTACTGAAGCAACAAAAGCTTTAGCTGGTACTAAGACCATCATTATTATTGCTCACCGCTTTTCAACAATTGAGCATTGCGATTGTATTTACCAACTTGAACAGGGTCGAATTCTCAAATCAGGCAGTTACCAGGAAGTGATTACAGGAAGATGCTGA
- a CDS encoding IS4 family transposase translates to MLPQSYQTIFRKHLSEQQYLTLEILLLLIQAHRQVKLSKLASLFPQPIKYESRKRNLQRFLGIGKLCVKLLWFPLIKYWIRQSLTPKQLNREQRRYFHKKQYQKYGYWMVALDRTQWKGRNIFMVTLVWGTHALPLYWETLNHVGNSNLQTQKRLIKTAIKLLKKCRIVVLADREFHSPKLAKWLDEQGVYFALRQKKNLYFQEKPEQEYQVLKNQGFKPGMSRFYEKVKCGKGDELGLFNIAVYWKRKYRNSGPKEPWYILTNLPTLQQTLCLYRCRWGIEQFFKDCKTGGYNLEDTKVNETRFLALVLLIVIAYSLATMHGQRMKKLGIETYAGRIQQHQDKYPRQSDFSFALYGQLWIYGMELWADLALNLINLKPHKRLFFQRGFQALSLMKQAL, encoded by the coding sequence ATGTTACCACAATCATATCAAACAATTTTCCGAAAGCATTTGAGTGAACAGCAGTATTTGACACTAGAGATATTGTTGTTATTAATACAGGCTCATCGCCAAGTAAAACTGTCAAAATTGGCCAGCTTGTTTCCCCAACCAATTAAATATGAAAGCAGGAAACGTAATCTACAAAGATTTTTAGGAATAGGTAAACTCTGCGTAAAATTATTATGGTTTCCATTGATAAAATATTGGATTAGACAATCGTTAACACCAAAACAACTGAATCGAGAACAGCGCCGTTATTTTCATAAAAAACAGTATCAAAAATATGGTTATTGGATGGTAGCACTGGATAGAACACAGTGGAAGGGGCGAAATATATTTATGGTGACATTGGTATGGGGTACTCATGCCCTACCACTATATTGGGAAACATTAAATCATGTCGGAAATAGTAATTTACAAACACAGAAAAGATTAATAAAAACAGCAATAAAGTTGTTAAAAAAATGTCGAATTGTGGTGTTAGCAGACAGAGAATTTCATAGTCCAAAACTGGCTAAATGGCTTGATGAGCAAGGAGTTTACTTCGCTTTACGCCAGAAGAAAAACCTTTATTTTCAAGAAAAACCTGAACAAGAATATCAAGTTCTTAAAAATCAAGGATTTAAGCCAGGAATGTCGAGATTTTATGAAAAAGTTAAATGTGGTAAAGGGGATGAATTAGGCTTATTTAATATCGCTGTTTATTGGAAGAGAAAATATCGGAACTCTGGACCAAAAGAACCTTGGTATATCTTGACGAATCTACCAACTCTCCAACAAACTTTATGCCTCTATAGATGTCGATGGGGAATTGAGCAATTCTTTAAGGATTGTAAAACTGGTGGTTATAATTTAGAGGATACTAAAGTAAATGAAACTCGCTTTTTAGCTTTAGTATTATTGATTGTCATTGCTTATAGTTTAGCCACTATGCACGGTCAACGGATGAAAAAATTAGGTATAGAGACTTATGCCGGACGTATTCAACAACATCAGGACAAGTACCCACGTCAAAGTGATTTTAGCTTTGCTCTCTACGGACAACTATGGATTTATGGTATGGAATTATGGGCTGATTTAGCTCTGAATTTAATCAATCTCAAGCCTCATAAACGCCTCTTTTTTCAACGGGGCTTTCAGGCTCTATCCCTTATGAAACAAGCTCTTTAG